The Budorcas taxicolor isolate Tak-1 chromosome 2, Takin1.1, whole genome shotgun sequence genome window below encodes:
- the CAVIN2 gene encoding caveolae-associated protein 2: MGEDAVQAEKFQHPGPNMRPEKPASSSPVPSSTPSPSLHLGSPEEAIRDNSQVNAVTVLTLLDKLVNMLDAVQENQHKMEQRQISLEGSVKGIQNDLTKLSKYQASTSNTVSKLLEKSRKVSAHTRAVKERMERQSAQVKRLENNHAQLLRRNHFKVLIFQEENEIPASVFVKEPVPSPGEGKEGEHADENKSLEETLHTVDLSSDDELPHDEEALEDSAEEKMEESRAERIKRSSLRKVDSLKKAFSRQNIEKKMNKLGTKIVSVERREKIKKSLTSNHQKISSGKSSPFKVSPLTFGRKKIREGESPAENETKSEDMPSSEMANDYEESSFAEGLSEASLTSALVEGKSTEGDAGTAASRGSDSAMDSNVDLTIVEDEEEESVVLEQAQQVRYAGDYVLASHEAERSEEEPVQPAVLQVDQTA, translated from the exons ATGGGGGAGGACGCTGTACAAGCTGAAAAGTTCCAGCACCCAGGTCCCAACATGCGGCCGGAGAAGCCGGCCAGCTCCAGTCCGGTGCCGTCCTCCACGCCGAGCCCCAGCCTGCATCTGGGGAGCCCGGAGGAAGCCATCCGGGACAACTCGCAGGTGAACGCTGTCACGGTGCTCACGCTCCTGGACAAACTGGTGAACATGCTAGACGCCGTGCAGGAGAACCAGCATAAGATGGAGCAGCGGCAGATCAGCCTGGAGGGCTCGGTGAAGGGTATCCAGAACGACCTCACCAAGCTCTCCAAGTACCAGGCCTCCACCAGCAACACGGTGAGCAAGCTGCTGGAGAAGTCGCGCAAGGTTAGCGCGCACACGCGTGCGGTCAAGGAGCGTATGGAGAGGCAGAGTGCGCAGGTGAAGCGTCTGGAAAACAACCACGCCCAGCTCCTCCGGCGCAACCACTTCAAAGTGCTCATCTTCCAG gaagaaaatgagATCCCTGCCAGTGTGTTTGTGAAAGAGccagttcccagcccaggggaagggaaggaaggggagcaCGCTGATGAAAACAAGTCCCTGGAGGAAACTCTGCACACAGTGGACCTCTCGTCCGATGATGAATTGCCCCATGACGAGGAGGCCCTGGAAGACAGCGCAGAAGAGAAGATGGAAGAGAGCAGGGCAGAGAGAATAAAAAGATCCAGTCTCCGGAAAGTGGATAGCCTCAAAAAGGCATTTTCTCGCCAGAACATTGAGAAGAAGATGAACAAGCTGGGGACAAAGATCGTATCtgtagagaggagagagaagattaAGAAATCTCTCACTTCCAATCACCAGAAAATATCCTCAGGGAAAAGCTCCCCCTTCAAGGTCTCTCCTCTCACTTTTGGGCGAAAGAAAATCCGAGAGGGAGAAAGCCCAGCAGAGAATGAGACCAAATCAGAAGacatgcccagcagtgagatggCCAATGACTACGAGGAGAGCTCATTTGCAGAGGGTCTTTCCGAAGCGTCCCTCACCAGTGCCCTGGTGGAAGGGAAGAGCACGGAGGGGGATGCTGGGACGGCGGCCTCAAGAGGGAGTGACTCAGCCATGGACAGCAACGTCGACTTAACTATTGTGGAAGATGAAGAAGAGGAGTCAGTGGTCCTGGAACAGGCACAGCAGGTGCGCTACGCAGGAGACTATGTGCTAGCCTCCCACGAGGCAGAGCGATCAGAGGAGGAGCCAGTGCAGCCAGCTGTGCTCCAGGTGGACCAGACTGCTTAA